The following is a genomic window from Chitinophagales bacterium.
AAAAATCTGCCTAGTCTGCAAACTTCAATTCGTTTGGCGAAAGAAATGGGAAAAATGCTGGGATGAAGTGAAATATTGTAGTGATAAATGTCGTATGAATAAAAATAATAAATTCGCATAAAGCGTGGAAGTATCTTTAGTTTACCCTCATCAATTATTCGAGTCTAATCCCTGTATAGATAGAGAACGAAAAGTTTATCTCATAGAAGAATATTTGTTTTTTAATCAATACAAATTTCATAAAATAAAACTAGCCTACCATAGATCGACGATGAAGTTTTACCAAAGCTTCTTGCATAATCAAGGTATAACGGTAGAATATATTCAATCCCAATCTGAACTTCATGATTTCAGAAAACTAGCTACCTATCTCAAAGAGCAGGGCATAGTTAAAATTCATTTCTGCGAAGTCGTCGATGACTGGCTATCGCAAAGGATAAAAAATTCAGGTATAGAAACAATGATATATCAGACGCCAATGTTTCTCAACTCAAGAAACGACATTAAAGATTACTTTGCCGATAAGAAAAGATTTTATCAAACAGATTTTTATATCGACCAGAGAAAGAAAAGAAATATTTTGGTGGATAAATTGAAAAAACCAATTGGTGGCAAATGGTCGTTTGATGTCGAAAATCGCAAAAAGTATCCTAAGGAAAAAATACCTCCTCAGCTCATTCAGATTTCAAAAAATGATTATGATATCGAAGCGGAGAATTACATTTCAAAATATTACTCTCATAATTATGGCGAACTGGGGTTTAAATATCCCTCTACGTTTCAAGAAGCACGTACATGGCTCAAAGATTTTCTGAAAAATAGATTATCTGAATTTGGAATTTATGAAGACGCCATTGTAGAGAATGAATCTACTTTGAATCATAGTATTTTGACTCCTATGCTCAATAATGGGCTGCTTACACCTCAATTTGTTTTAGATGAAACCCTCCAATATGCAGCTGAAAATGAAATCCCATTGAATAGTTTGGAAGGATTTATGAGACAAATAATAGGCTGGCGAGAGTATATCCGTGCAGTGTATTTGCTCAAAGGCCGTCAAGAACGAACAAAAAATTTCTGGAAATTTACAAGAAAAATACCATCAAGCTTTTATAGTGGAACTACCAATATAGAACCTATCGATAGCACTATAGCAAAAGTCCTTCAAAAAGGATACAATCATCATATTGAAAGGCTTATGATACTTGGCAATTTTATGCTCTTAGCAGAGATAGATCCCGATGATGTTTATCAATGGTTTATGGAAATGTATATCGATGCCTATGACTGGGTTATGGTTCCTAATGTGTATGGCATGAGTCAGTTTGCAGATGGAGGGCTTATGGCAACCAAACCTTATATTTCTGGTAGCAATTACTTATTCAAAATGAGTGATTTCAAAAAGGGAGCATGGTCAAAAATATGGGATGCGCTCTTTTGGAATTTTATGGATAAGCAGCGAGATTTTTCCCTGTCCAATCCTCGAATAGGTATACTAGTTCATATGTTTGATAAAATGCCTGTCGAAAAGAGAACAAATTATCTCGCAATGGCTGAAAATTACCTCAAGAAACTTATTTAAAACTAAATGCAATTTAATAGTCAAGATATTCAAGAATTTCCCAAACGATATCGAGCTCAGTTTATCAACACACTAAGTGGAGTTAAAACCCCCGTCTTAGTGGGGACGAGGAGTAAAATAGGTCAAACTAATCTCGCCATCTTTAGCTCACTGGTTCATATAGGATCTCATCCACCATTGTTAGGTCTCATATTCCGACCAGATTCAGTACCGAGACATACCTTGTCTAATATTTTAGAGACTGAATGCTACAGCATAAACTATATTCCTGCTTCTATGATAGAAAATGCGCACCAAACTTCCGCGAAATATCCAAGAGAAGTCTCAGAATTTGATGCATGTAAAATCCAAAAATTAGAAACAGAATTTCAAGCACCCTTTGTAGCGCATTCCCCAATTCGTATCGCTATGAAATTTAGAGAAAAAATAGATTTAAGCATCAATGATACATCCTTGGTTATTGGAGAAATCGTCGAAGTATTTTTAGAGAAAATAAAACCCAGAGAAGATGGTTATCTACCCATAACAGATGCCAATATATCTTCTATCGTAGGATTAGATTCTTATCACAGCCCTAGTCCGCTTTTTAGGCTCAATTACAGTCAACCAGACAAGGCACCAACTAAACTATGTTAATTTTATAATACATCTTTTGAAATATTAAAAAAATTATATTTTTGTTATACGCTAAATCGTCACATGTTAAAAAACTTCACCAAAGCAGATATATTATTCTTAATTGCAGCCTTAATTTCTTTAGTTTACGCAGAGTTATTGTACTTTGGAGGAAACAAAGAAGATGGACTATTCGTAGGGCTCTGGGTACCGACCATTCTTTCATTGAGTATTTTCTTAAAGCTACTTAAAAAGAGATAATAATGATGCAGTACATTGCTTATATCACAGGTTTGGTAACTGTAATCTCATTCTACGCTTTTTATCTTGCTATAAAAGATTTAAACAATGAAGACTAGTGTTTGTTATAGATAATCCAAATACTCTTCAATGCCGGACAACAAGATTAAGGAAATAAAACATTTTTGAGACTCATTTTTC
Proteins encoded in this region:
- a CDS encoding cryptochrome/photolyase family protein; the protein is MEVSLVYPHQLFESNPCIDRERKVYLIEEYLFFNQYKFHKIKLAYHRSTMKFYQSFLHNQGITVEYIQSQSELHDFRKLATYLKEQGIVKIHFCEVVDDWLSQRIKNSGIETMIYQTPMFLNSRNDIKDYFADKKRFYQTDFYIDQRKKRNILVDKLKKPIGGKWSFDVENRKKYPKEKIPPQLIQISKNDYDIEAENYISKYYSHNYGELGFKYPSTFQEARTWLKDFLKNRLSEFGIYEDAIVENESTLNHSILTPMLNNGLLTPQFVLDETLQYAAENEIPLNSLEGFMRQIIGWREYIRAVYLLKGRQERTKNFWKFTRKIPSSFYSGTTNIEPIDSTIAKVLQKGYNHHIERLMILGNFMLLAEIDPDDVYQWFMEMYIDAYDWVMVPNVYGMSQFADGGLMATKPYISGSNYLFKMSDFKKGAWSKIWDALFWNFMDKQRDFSLSNPRIGILVHMFDKMPVEKRTNYLAMAENYLKKLI
- a CDS encoding flavin reductase, which encodes MQFNSQDIQEFPKRYRAQFINTLSGVKTPVLVGTRSKIGQTNLAIFSSLVHIGSHPPLLGLIFRPDSVPRHTLSNILETECYSINYIPASMIENAHQTSAKYPREVSEFDACKIQKLETEFQAPFVAHSPIRIAMKFREKIDLSINDTSLVIGEIVEVFLEKIKPREDGYLPITDANISSIVGLDSYHSPSPLFRLNYSQPDKAPTKLC
- a CDS encoding DUF2256 domain-containing protein, coding for MKPIKKENLPTKICLVCKLQFVWRKKWEKCWDEVKYCSDKCRMNKNNKFA